The segment TTACAAATATTCAACAAAATCCCAATACCATGATCGGTAGCGACACGAGAGACAACCAACAAAATTCTAACGATTGTAGGCACTGCAAGTGCGTAATCTATTATGCCCCATCGCCCTTGACAAACAGTTGAAAGCGCCTCCAGAATAGCCATGGATGATTCGATCACACCTCTCTCTGAAGCGCCAAGCAATCGAGTCAGAAGAGGAATTACACCAAATGTCTCCGCTAGCTTCACCCGATATGCAACCACTTGACACAGAGGAACCAAAGCCCTGAGACCACTATAATGCGTGTTGTTATTCTGTTCAAGCAAAGTTAAAAGCCCATCTGTTATCCCTTCCATAGACCCGATTTCCATAGCACCCGTCTCATCCCCTTTTGCCAGCTTTTCCACAAGGGTTGCCGCATTTATTCTGGACTCCAGATCACCCTTCGCCAACACCCATTCGACGGTTCGAATCGCTCGGCCACTCAATAAATCTCTCGAGAAGATGTCCTCGTCCACAGAAAACAAAACAATGGCTGAAATGGCTTCTTGCACAGCCTCTGTTTCGTGTTCAACGGGATGAACCGGGTCAAATACTTGCATAACACGAATCAGAGCAGGTAAAACGCCCTCGGATTGCAGATTCGATCTGTTGCTTTCGACCCTCGCAAAATTCTTCAAGTTTCGTAACGCCTCGATTTTGACGGCGCCGCCTTTGTCGATCTGCTCTATCATATGCTGCAGGTTTTGGTTGTTCTGGGCAGTGGGATCTGATGGATTTTTGAGGCGCCATTTTTTTATAAGAGCAGCAAGGGTGTGATTAGGGATGAGCTCACGCGTGTGGAGAGTCTGACCAGAGGCTGGACAAATATTATTTCCTGCTCGGAACCATTTTTTAATGGAAGCTCTGTCATAAGTGATTCCAGTGCACAGAGTGACTGGGTCACTCATTATTTCTAAGGAAATTGGACATTGGAACAAGGGCGGGATACCCACAGAAGATTTTTGCTGGTTCTCTTGTACTGACATAATTCTTAAATATTTATTTTGTGTTAAAATTTCTCTTCAGATTGAGAAGATATGGGCATTGAGAATATTGTGATTTGATTAGCATCTCATTTGATGAGTCCATAGAATGGACGTATCAATCGGTATTCCTGTTTGAGAAGGAACATCCGTTCCTTGGTTGCGAAAAAATGTGTGAAATATTATTATGTTCGCCACAACGACCGAATCAAAATAGGATTAGGGCAATAAAATATTATGGTCgcagatggagatgagagcttacgTCATAGTTGTTCGGATCGTTCTGATGTGGCAAACTTTGTCGCTTACGAAGCCTCACGTGTAACCGTATATTGCGTGCCTGTAAATTCAATTTTTGCGGGCGCTTTATGTTGACTGTTGACCTTAagttctcaatgttctcaacatcTAAAACATTATCTTTTTATATCATTAATGggtataatttaatattatagccTCAAAGACTACATGTAAATTTGTATCCAATGTATACCTATGTTgaggatatatatatgtgtgtgttgggGAAGAGGTATCTTTTTTAAGAAAATTGAGATGTATAATACAATTTGAACTATTTTCTATATATAAAATGtggagagattttttttttttaaattgaggtGTATCATAAAAATATGAAGTGTTCTATTTTAAAACATTTGTTTATGCAaattaaaaattgttttattttttcaaagtttaaatttaaattaaaatagggGAAAGAAGTcagtagtggacatagctaacttTGCGCATCTTAAGCTTCTAAATGGTTCATCCGATTTCGACGATTTCTTTTTTGTTCTCTCTGTGTGCAACTTAACTACTTAAATCTATTGTTTTGGCTTGTGGATAGTAATGATGCACATTGTGGAATtcattatgtgcacaaaggtcaaaaagtacaaatttcaaagtgtggtccaatacataatcacctttgtgccaatagtagataactcaaTATTAActttaaagaaaaataattatttaaatttgtttGGAGTTAATTTTAGAcattattttcaatataaaaaataattagtttATAAACTAGTTTCTAATATTGTGCTCACGCGAATAAAGCTGAAAAGAATTTTTGTTCCCATTAAAATTTTCTAAAGAATCTTTAAATATATTTCCTTCATAATAATGaagcgcacacacacacacacacacacacacacacacacacacacatatatatatataagatgtgtTTACTAGTTTTGAGCTTATATGTATACATATTCTTTATGCTCATATACAACTATAAATCATCTCTTGTATTCTTTTAAGGGGTGCAAGAATTATTGTTTGACTATGAACCAACAAATGTGCTAATTGGTGTTGATTAGTGTGGATTGGAGTAATTACAAGGGAATATATATATAACACATTTAAATAAGATGTGTTTACTAGTTTTGAGCTTATATGTATACAAATTCTTTATGCTCATATACAACTATAAATCATCTCTTGTATTCTTTTAAGGGGTGCGAGAATTATTGTTTGACTATGAACCAACAAATGTGCTAATTGGTGTTGATTAGTGTGGGTTGGAGTAATTACAAGTGAATCACAAACTAAGTGCATGAATGATAGatttgttgaacccaaggtaggactgagaggggagggtgaattagtccaaaacaaaaattaatgtagcacataaataattaaacttcaacacacatccaacacatgaatgccaagattttctacatggaaaactcaaatagggaaaaaacacggtgaccacctacccacaaaatatatccactatgtatattagattacaaagaaaagagctagATGCTctagacttgcaaaccaaggctaactgctcatggcGCAAGATAAGGAAaaaggacttgcaaaacctaaagctaatTGCACTTAGAGAAAgacacaaaaatgatatgaaaagaaggttctcttgatcatgaagttgtccttgaactctacatcaagcgaccaacatcaaaaCACACACAAATCATACCTCAAATGCCAACACTCTATCTCATATCTTTGCCACAATCTcagcacaacttgcatatcattcgaacacaactcttatTCTTGCACTTCACCAAACCTCTTTGATTATCTTTGCATCATACATCTAAATTCTACACCTCATCACACACTTAACTCAATCAcattcatccttatatacaagatagatcatcaaatcttgaaccaagatATACctttttttacaaacaatacaaacactgatccactctaggagaaagaggggaccaaaacacatctcctAGAGATTGATTCATTGATCCACAATCACTACAACATAACCAACAAGTTATCCACATGTTATGCAACAATATAAGCAATTAACAGTCAAAACATATTCGCCAATGCAAGCAACTCAAATCCGTATTTGATGCAGTCACCAGGAAGGAGGAACCTCAAaaatcagtccaaaccggtcaacaagagtaaacacaatggaaacacaaggatatgatggaggcaatgcaaaacaacttgaattataacatgaaatatAAATACAATCAACCGAAAATCAACCGGGTTACATAAACCAGCACACATGTCTGGGAGAACATGCAAAATAAGTCACAACCAAGACCTTAAATCcttagatctatcttctacacttagTCTAACTACTTGATTCTTTTCTTGATTATAttataatgcacaattacaatgatatatatgttaggattcccaaagatactaagaggggggctgaattagtatctaaccgattaataaatttacttgacttaaaacatgcaaagcatattaaaactatgtgcTGGTAAACCAGAAATTATGCAGtgaacaagaataacaacaaccacatgagaagcacaccataaaatagtattttaacgaggaaacccgatgtgggaaaaacctcggtgggatttgtgacccacaatattcgcttactggccaataagggaatattactcttacaataagggcctacacatgcaggaaggccaagtgcctagagctcactgctcaattacataagaagtcacactgacttacaaaaatggattatattaatccaatgtcttgtactacttcagattagcatctgttatgccagatctagtaccggtttaagctctactacatacataaacccttaacctataattcgcatattaggtctgcataatttcacctatctccttgttacaaaatgttctacaatgatctcatacatatatgagtcattttacaactctccatgtcggcttacaatgattttacaattaattaaaaaatatattataaacaaagttcatgtcagccagggtgtcggtatccttcctttcactatcggtgttctgtgtgtcgatgtagagtttgtcgttgctggTGCCGGTATTCTgtcttgccagtgaatgttgttgattctccaaagtgccaaagttgattaagtgttagtaggtgttgacatcaatgacaaaaccataccaaaataccaacaatatatgatccaagaggatccagtcagcccaaaagggatcaaatcccgaagaacaagacctaatgtgtaaaaccaacaaggtcggcctctaccaaGAGATTTGTCCCTAAAATCCAAACGATGAAGTGTAGATCGCAagagaaggtcagccacatgccaaggaacatcgaaatcaacgcccaaggctttgcaagcttcagaaggggttctgatagatcaccaaaataggtatAGGTAACCAGTAACAAAGAACTGTCAATCAACAATAGGAAACTGGAatggaaactggtagtgatatcttgccgaaaaatgatccaaatgcaatgcggtctagaaataagaaatatgatcaagtattcaagcagAATCTAACTTCATAgggtctggtgagccaaaaccggcacacagaaagaaatgttgaaactacaaataaaaacaaaaacaaaaacaaaatatttttggttgatgcaagattgccatgaaccagggatgtTCCTAGattagacatctggggttgttgaaaagtgagtctctcactttggtggggtcaaaggaaaaccaaggtggtctacctctgtcTGAGacatccaagatgaatcttcaactgatctgcccttccacttcaccaagtactccttatactgactactccaagtactacacccaatcctactatccaaaatgtcctcaatctgatctggttccttctagggcaaACTGTTTTTCCAAGTCTGCAACACCATCTTCATTGAAATTTGGTTCATGATACAGATGTAGGTCTGTAATATTGAATATAGGGTATATGTTAAAGTCAtccgataactccacttcataagCATTTTTGTTACTGAAtttcctcaaaatcttatagggtccaaacttcttcatcttcaatttgttataggttccaaccgggaatatttattttctcagatacaccatcacttcatcatgaACTTAAAATTGCTTATGTAtcctcttctcatatgccttctccttatacttcttgttcatgtcctccaaatgctacttaacctgaatatgcaaggttgacatgtgatctgcaaagtctttgttgagcacaagatgccactaagagggggggtgaatcagtcatttcaaaacttttcccttttctatcctatatgTATACTGATTAATAGATCTAATATAAAGCAAACATACTGGTTGGatgggaggatgacacaaatgcaaccacacataaaagggacatcacataacaccaaatgtatgaggaaaacccaagatgggaataaCCTTGGTGATAAATgatgctggagactactgctccaatccagcctcaataTAAAACACTTAGTTACAAcatttatggcaccaacccaaggagtaccaccccttctttagggcaccaacccaaggagcaccaaccccttattttagggcagcaacccaaggagcaccaacccctgcatcgagctccaaATCAGTGATTACTaaatcatatatcaaatacaaaagtaatttccttgttacaaaagaactttgtaactctcatgcaagtctttccaccagttcacctctaTCCAATTCTctgttgattcttttctcaccTTCTCACTGCTGCAACCTTATCTTCTGCTGCAACTTTACTGGTTCAGCCTCTACTTCTTCTTTGTCGATTCTCTTAAATCACACTACTGCTAACCACCACCGGTCTTCTTCACTTTCTCAGTTGTCTTCTATCGGATCACTACCACTTCATAGCTTACTAGTTCTTCAGTGGTTCTCtctatgctcttctcttctctgcaatcttctctgTTGGTTCAATCACTACCGGTGCACTTCACTGTCTGACTCAATGACAGTTTACCGATTGCCTCACCCTCATCAATTGAACTCTTCTAATtagttctctctcacacactcagtcATTTCTATGattctcattgagcacttgactggtTAACTCTTTGATTTTTAATCCCTTCACTGGCTTTACTCTCTCATTCGGCAACACCTATCTCCATTTTTTATTCACATTCTTATAGCCAGGATTTCCTACCTAAACATGAGTTTGAAATTTAGTGTGCTAGCATTTCCACCATGCACTGAACCTACATCAAATATTTTCTTTGATCATTGTGACATCATATCTAATTAgatctcatgtccttgattgatgatctgCAGCTCATCAATCAACATTGCCATTGGTGCAGGGAACCTATCACTTCAAGAAATTTTTGTTTTGTTCTTAAAGTATTTTATATGTCTTTCAAGTTGTAATACTAGACCAACCATGTGGGACTCAATAGAGCCATGATTGAGTTGTCCAAAcctttgttgtgttcaggatgttgttagcctaggaagttgtaatgttgatgttgatcaTAGGTGTACTACTCTAAAtcagagtcatcatgtaataggggtttaatgtATTGTTTTTAGGTCTTCCAAGATTCTTAGAGGGAATTTGGGGGCCTTGGAatgcacttgagtgcaaagttgcatcccaagtgtcaaaaaatataaaagtcattgagcaacattttgcaaaatgtgcatttttggatgttggaattgaaaagttggttcaaccaactaaatcATGGGCATATAATCCAAAACAAACTTCATTGTACGAGTTAGAGGATCTGGAATGCAAAAgcaattttttgtgttttaatgaaatcttgtcttttcaccgTTTTTGATAGTTTTTCCTTATTCTTGTTGCATTGTACGATCCAATATGGACTTGTTAGAAGTATCTCATTGCAGGGCatgatattttttttaagtttctttCTAGAAAGGTTGATTAGCAATTCTAAGTGTGTTTGGTTGTAGAGATCTAAttcattctctgtgactaggtgtaaaacccttgcaaagtagggtttaagggaaaaatggctctaacttgagcatccattgatggcaccagtTGAAATCAAGTGGACTGATAGGTTATTTTCTTTACATATGTTTAGAGTAGGTGTTTTGGTTTTTGCAGGTCTTTGTGTTGATTGTGCAATGAtgccctaggctcacaactaggaattggtgagttaggacaacaaaagatgtACGATTTTAAAGCACAAGTGGATTGGAAGAGGATGAGATGAAACATGGTTGGAAATCCCTTTTAGTTCCCTTGAATAATACATGAATAGAATTGACATATGTTTTGACTAGTGAACCTTGTCAAGAACAAATTTATGAGTCACCCGGGTAAGCCTAAACCCTTGAAAACATGACAGTTTTGGTTCCCATGTGTGTATAGAAAACCCAGATGCA is part of the Cryptomeria japonica chromosome 10, Sugi_1.0, whole genome shotgun sequence genome and harbors:
- the LOC131072290 gene encoding U-box domain-containing protein 25, whose product is MSVQENQQKSSVGIPPLFQCPISLEIMSDPVTLCTGITYDRASIKKWFRAGNNICPASGQTLHTRELIPNHTLAALIKKWRLKNPSDPTAQNNQNLQHMIEQIDKGGAVKIEALRNLKNFARVESNRSNLQSEGVLPALIRVMQVFDPVHPVEHETEAVQEAISAIVLFSVDEDIFSRDLLSGRAIRTVEWVLAKGDLESRINAATLVEKLAKGDETGAMEIGSMEGITDGLLTLLEQNNNTHYSGLRALVPLCQVVAYRVKLAETFGVIPLLTRLLGASERGVIESSMAILEALSTVCQGRWGIIDYALAVPTIVRILLVVSRVATDHGIGILLNICKNCSKEDEIRDVGKTGVLEKLVALLHMDCEPRTKKRANFLIKILSPLQNYDSRTQFVIHL